Proteins encoded in a region of the Scyliorhinus torazame isolate Kashiwa2021f chromosome 1, sScyTor2.1, whole genome shotgun sequence genome:
- the LOC140422255 gene encoding malate dehydrogenase, cytoplasmic-like: MAEPIKVLVTGAAGQIAYSLLYNIAKGDVFGKDQPLFLVLLDIAPMMPVLDGVVMEIRDCALPLVQEVIATDKEEVAFKDIDVAILVGSMPRREGMERKDLLQANSKIFKSQGNALDRLAKKTVKVLVVGNPANTNCLIALKCAPSIPKENFSCLTRLDHNRAKAQIAYKLGVSSNDVKNVIIWGNHSSTQYPDVSHATVKVKERKMNVIDAVKDDNWLKGEFITTVQNRGAIVLKARKLSSAMSAAKAISDHLKDIWFGTPEGEWVSMGVISDGNPYNITSDLIYSFPVQIKNKTWNIVECLKISDFSCDMMKATAKELLEERETASEFLSGV; the protein is encoded by the exons ATG GCAGAACCCATTAAAGTTCTTGTGACTGGTGCCGCTGGTCAGATTGCCTATTCCCTTCTCTACAACATTGCAAAGGGCGATGTTTTTGGAAAAGACCAG CCCCTCTTTCTTGTGCTGCTTGATATTGCACCAATGATGCCAGTGCTCGATGGTGTCGTGATGGAAATCCGGGATTGTGCCCTTCCACTGGTCCAGG AGGTCATTGCAACTGACAAAGAAGAGGTAGCTTTCAAGGACATTGATGTGGCGATTCTTGTGGGCTCAATGCCAAGGCGGGAGGGCATGGAAAGGAAAGACCTACTCCAAGCGAACTCCAAGATATTCAAATCCCAGGGAAACGCTTTAGACAGACTTGCCAAGAAGACGGTCAAG GTTCTTGTAGTGGGAAACCCCGCAAATACCAACTGTTTGATTGCACTGAAGTGTGCTCCCTCGATTCCAAAAGAGAACTTCTCTTGCCTGACTCGTTTGGATCATAACCGAGCAAAGGCTCAG ATTGCATACAAATTGGGCGTGTCTTCTAATGATGTAAAGAATGTTATCATCTGGGGCAATCATTCTTCTACTCAATATCCAGATGTTAGCCATGCTACCGTAAAAGTTAAAGAAAGGAAGATGAATGTCATTGATGCTGTTAAAGATGATAACTGGCTGAAGGGTGAATTCATCACC ACTGTGCAAAATCGTGGTGCTATAGTGCTTAAAGCACGGAAACTCTCTAGTGCAATGTCAGCTGCCAAGGCTATTTCTGATCACCTGAAGGACATCTGGTTTGGTACTCCTGAG ggtgaatgGGTATCAATGGGAGTGATTTCTGATGGAAACCCATACAATATCACCAGCGACCTGATTTATTCCTTCCCGGTTCAAATCAAG AATAAAACTTGGAATATTGTTGAATGTCTGAAAATCAGTGACTTCTCCTGTGACATGATGAAAGCTACTGCCAAAGAGCTCCTGGAGGAGAGAGAAACAGCCTCTGAATTTCTGTCGGGAGTTTGA